A genomic window from Solanum stenotomum isolate F172 chromosome 10, ASM1918654v1, whole genome shotgun sequence includes:
- the LOC125841680 gene encoding AIG2-like protein D produces the protein MASASNTQSLFNVFVYGSLLADDVVRALLKRVPPSSPAILHNFHRFSIKGCVYPAILPVENKKVNGKVLSGITVPELDILDKFEDVEYERKTVDVSLMDSSDTLMVEAYIWADQSDPNLFGEWDFEEWERLHKQNFMKMTMEFLEELEQPNQSGSI, from the exons ATGGCGTCTGCCAGTAATACACAATCCTTGTTCAATGTTTTCGTCTACGGCAGTCTTTTAGCTGACGACGTCGTTCGTGCTCTCCTCAAACGGGTCCCACCTTCTTCACCTGCGATTCTCCACAACTT CCATAGGTTTAGCATCAAAGGGTGTGTTTATCCGGCCATTCTACCTGTAGAAAACAAGAAAGTTAATGGCAAG GTTCTTTCAGGCATCACTGTTCCGGAATTGGATATCTTGGATAAATTTGAGGACGTTGAGTATGAAAGGAAAACTGTTGATGTTTCCCTGATG GACAGTTCCGATACATTAATGGTTGAAGCATATATTTGGGCTGACCAGAGTGACCCAAATTTGTTTGGGGAATGGGACTTTGAG GAATGGGAACGATTGCACAAGCAAAACTTCATGAAAATGACAATGGAGTTTCTGGAAGAACTGGAGCAACCTAACCAAAGTGGCAGCATATAA